One segment of Tenrec ecaudatus isolate mTenEca1 chromosome 1, mTenEca1.hap1, whole genome shotgun sequence DNA contains the following:
- the ARHGEF16 gene encoding rho guanine nucleotide exchange factor 16: MSQRYSDSSLDEKLLEYRFHAELQLDANGSPVSGLPMVRGSLQVRDGATSQPQTQTPLEDRTPQPPIILSTQSPAALKMGTQQLIPRTLATCSKAKPPARHQSFGAAMLSKEAARREPKLYPGTSFSLDDMDVDTGWGGALRRNLRNQSYRAAMKGPGSPGSEAAPTQLSPRLQALAEEPSQPSTRPAKHKRTLGRKRVHKGSFKDDPCLYQEIRERGLNTSHESDDDLLEDHASPESPQKVDTIVVKSYRPAQVTWSQLPEVVESGILDTLSAEERKRQEAIFEILTSEFSYLHSLGILVAEFLQSSELRNTMTPTDHHHLFSNIRDVQGASQGFFNALERRHKEQVCVDDISDILAEHAELHFQPYVAYCTNEVYQQRTLQRLTSSNPGFREALRQIERQPACGGLPMISFLILPMQRVTRLPLLTDTLCLKTQGHPERYKAASHALKAISKLVKQCNEGAHQMERTEQLFVLQQQLVFSKVKSLPITSSSRWLLKRGELALVEDGGLLRKIAGRPASYLFLFNDVLVVTKKKSEDSYVVQDYAQVEHIQVQKVEPAELPLPGGHRASSVPHPFLVTMLRNSEGRQEQLLLATDSASERARWITALEHKERQWQGHGDKGDLLQVEITKAYFAKQADEMSLQQADVVLVLQQVDGWLFGERLRDGETGWFPEDFAHSITSRLALEDNVRRLERLRLETDV, encoded by the exons ATGTCCCAGAGATACTCAGACAGCTCCTTGGATGAGAAACTTCTGGAATACCGCTTCCACGCTGAGCTTCAACTCGATGCCAATGGCAGCCCCGTTTCGGGGCTCCCCATGGTCCGGGGCTCCCTGCAAGTCCGGGATGGGGCCACTTCCCAGCCACAGACCCAAACACCCCTGGAAGACAGGACCCCGCAGCCCCCCATCATCCTGAGTACACAGAGCCCCGCAGCCCTCAAGATGGGCACGCAGCAGCTGATCCCCCGGACCCTGGCCACATGCAGCAAGGCAAAGCCGCCCGCCCGCCACCAAAGCTTTGGGGCGGCCATGCTCAGCAAGGAGGCCGCCCGGCGGGAGCCCAAGCTCTACCCGGGCACCAGCTTCTCTCTGGATGACATGGACGTCGACACAGGCTGGGGGGGTGCCCTGAGGCGGAATCTACGGAACCAGTCCTACCGGGCAGCCATGAAGGGCCCTGGGTCACCAGGCAGCGAGGCGGCCCCCACCCAGCTCAGCCCCCGGCTCCAGGCACTGGCTGAGGAGCCCAGCCAGCCATCCACTCGGCCAGCCAAGCACAAG AGAACCCTGGGACGGAAGCGCGTGCACAAGGGCTCCTTCAAGGATG ACCCCTGCCTCTATCAGGAGATCCGGGAGCGGGGCCTGAACACCAGCCACGAATCTGATGATGACTTGCTGGAGGACCATGCCAGCCCCGAGAGCCCCCAGAAAGTGGACACCATTGTGGTCAAGAGCTACCGGCCCGCACAGGTCACCTGGAGCCAGCTCCCTGAG GTGGTGGAATCAGGCATCTTGGACACGCTGTCTGCTGAGGAGCGCAAACGGCAGGAG GCCATCTTTGAGATCCTCACCTCGGAGTTCTCCTACCTGCACAGCCTGGGTATCCTGGTGGCCGAGTTCCTGCAGTCCAGCGAGCTGCGCAACACCATGACCCCTACGGACCACCACCACCTCTTCTCTAACATCCGGGACGTGCAGGGCGCCAGCCAGGg gttctTCAATGCCCTGGAGCGGCGGCACAAAGAACAGGTGTGCGTCGATGACATCAGTGACATCCTGGCGGAACACGCCGAGCTGCACTTCCAACCCTACGTGGCCTACTGCACCAACGAGGTCTACCAGCAGCGCACGCTGCAGAGGCTGAC AAGCAGCAACCCCGGCTTCCGAGAGGCCCTCCGGCAGATCGAGCGGCAGCCTGCGTGCGGGGGCCTGCCCATGATCTCCTTCCTTATCCTCCCCATGCAGAGAGTGACCCGGCTGCCCCTCCTGACAGAC ACACTCTGCCTGAAGACCCAGGGCCACCCCGAGAGGTATAAGGCCGCCAGCCACGCCCTGAAGGCCATCAGCAAG CTGGTGAAGCAGTGCAACGAGGGGGCTCACCAGATGGAGCGCACAGAGCAGCTGTTCGTGCTGCAACAGCAGCTGGTCTTCAGCAAGGTCAAG TCCCTccccatcacctcctcctcccgcTGGCTGCTGAAGCGTGGCGAGCTGGCGCTGGTGGAAGATGGTGGCCTCCTCCGCAAGATTGCCGGCCGGCCAGCCTCCTACCTCTTCCTCTTCAATGACGTCCTGGTGGTCACCAAGAAGAAGAG TGAGGACAGCTATGTGGTCCAGGACTACGCCCAGGTGGAGCACATCCAGGTCCAGAAGGTGGAGCCAGCTGAGCTCCCGCTGCCCGGTGGCCACCGAGCCTCCTCCGTGCCGCACCCCTTCCTGGTCACCATGCTGCGCAACAGCGAGGGCCGTCAGGAGCAGCTGCTGCTGGCCACCGACTCTGC gAGTGAGCGGGCCCGGTGGATCACAGCGCTGGAGCACAAGGAACGACAGTGGCAGGGCCATGGTGACAAAGGGG ACCTGCTGCAGGTGGAAATCACCAAGGCTTACTTCGCCAAGCAGGCGGATGAGATGTCACTGCAGCAGGCGGACGTGGTCCTGGTCCTGCAGCAGGTGGACG GCTGGCTGTTCGGGGAGCGGCTGCGAGACGGGGAGACGGGCTGGTTCCCCGAGGACTTCGCGCACTCCATCACCAGCCGCCTGGCCCTGGAGGACAACGTGCGCAGGCTGGAGCGGCTACGCCTGGAGACAGACGTGTAG